Proteins encoded within one genomic window of Thermodesulfobium sp. 4217-1:
- a CDS encoding nucleotidyltransferase domain-containing protein: MKIEEFLSKIDEVLLSFIFGSFIENRLTDESDADLAILFSSKPDFESLNKIKSGITEITDRDTDIVILNFASPIIKMQALKKGRLIKKVNDSIYNEFFLRTLKEYDDLKIVRRPQEQNILKGRIYDRT; the protein is encoded by the coding sequence GTGAAAATAGAAGAATTTCTCAGCAAAATTGATGAAGTTTTGCTGTCATTTATCTTTGGTTCATTTATCGAAAATAGGCTCACAGATGAAAGCGACGCAGACTTAGCAATCCTTTTTAGTAGCAAACCTGATTTCGAATCTCTAAATAAGATCAAGAGCGGTATAACTGAAATTACAGATAGGGATACCGACATAGTTATATTAAATTTTGCATCGCCAATAATAAAGATGCAGGCATTAAAAAAAGGGCGCTTAATAAAGAAAGTAAATGATAGCATTTACAATGAATTTTTTCTCAGAACTCTCAAAGAATATGATGACCTGAAAATAGTAAGAAGGCCGCAAGAACAAAATATACTTAAAGGCAGAATCTATGATAGAACCTGA